A stretch of Pseudomonas sp. LS.1a DNA encodes these proteins:
- a CDS encoding C39 family peptidase, which yields MRIIALAFLLCLASVSEAAQMPLSVLPGGAVVFKPIQSVRERKFADLVQQKTDFSCGAAALATILRQAYWLDVDEQQIIEGMLAHADQDLVRTQGFSMLDMKRYVESLGMRARGYRVAPETLHSVRIPVVVLMDVRGYKHFVVMQKVDKGWVYIGDPVLGHKRYKVDDFLKGWNGIIFAVIGQGYDKNNVLLDPPLPLTAKGRVNNFTPVQDAELLDFGFIKSDFF from the coding sequence ATGCGCATTATTGCCTTGGCGTTTTTGCTGTGCCTGGCCAGCGTGAGCGAAGCGGCACAAATGCCGCTGTCCGTCTTGCCGGGTGGTGCCGTGGTGTTCAAGCCCATCCAGAGCGTACGCGAACGCAAGTTCGCCGACCTGGTGCAACAGAAGACCGACTTCAGCTGCGGCGCCGCCGCACTGGCCACCATCCTGCGCCAGGCCTACTGGCTGGATGTCGACGAACAACAGATCATCGAGGGCATGCTGGCCCACGCCGACCAGGACCTGGTGCGCACGCAAGGCTTCTCGATGCTCGACATGAAACGCTACGTGGAAAGCCTGGGAATGCGTGCCCGCGGCTACCGGGTAGCACCCGAGACCCTGCACAGCGTGCGCATCCCGGTCGTGGTACTGATGGACGTGCGCGGCTACAAGCACTTCGTGGTCATGCAGAAGGTCGACAAGGGCTGGGTGTACATCGGTGACCCGGTACTGGGCCACAAGCGCTACAAGGTCGATGATTTTCTCAAGGGCTGGAACGGCATCATCTTCGCCGTGATCGGCCAGGGCTACGACAAGAACAACGTCTTGCTCGATCCGCCCCTGCCCCTGACCGCCAAGGGCCGGGTGAACAACTTCACCCCGGTGCAGGACGCAGAGCTTCTGGACTTCGGTTTCATCAAAAGCGACTTCTTCTAA
- a CDS encoding heme utilization protein: protein MKPSMAIKPLVFAIAAIMAVAVQAGQNDRRNDHHNGHHHNNGHHTPPPTKIPVYATANAWDSQSSTDNTITNQGTINEAEMNQSAVGASGNVGVNVAAGNGNQQDNAAAIANAASDSSLDNSFVFGTAEATADVRQYSNGNRVDNWSTQSSAIMSGSADGAEGNVGVNIAGGDLNQQKNTMAIANTHAPLGNATATASADQDGPGLVVNNSADRTYRVDTLTFTKSASGSASRESASNLSIDKSSSSSFEKRGSNSWDASGSKSVDVSGSRNKESSSSYNATLSATLEAAAEASHTVTRDHGRHDHTRSESVDASLSASLEASIEKTRDKSSSSSFQKSFDSSFEEAFDSSFEKSGSKQKESSKDVVKSYSESSSYDLSNTVSFQVLTPTGWANPVTNTATLSGSVNGGSGNLGVNVAAGVGNQQSNSLAISNTSF from the coding sequence ATGAAACCCTCGATGGCAATCAAGCCTCTGGTTTTCGCAATTGCTGCGATCATGGCTGTTGCTGTACAAGCTGGGCAAAATGATCGGCGTAATGACCACCATAACGGCCACCACCATAACAATGGTCATCACACGCCTCCCCCAACCAAGATCCCTGTGTATGCAACGGCCAATGCCTGGGACAGTCAGAGCAGCACCGACAACACCATCACCAACCAAGGGACCATCAACGAAGCCGAGATGAACCAGTCGGCCGTTGGCGCCAGCGGTAACGTCGGTGTCAACGTTGCGGCCGGTAACGGCAACCAGCAGGACAACGCCGCGGCCATTGCCAACGCAGCGTCCGACTCGAGCCTGGACAACAGCTTTGTCTTCGGCACCGCCGAAGCCACCGCTGACGTTCGCCAGTACAGCAACGGCAACCGCGTCGACAACTGGTCTACCCAGTCTTCGGCGATCATGAGCGGCTCGGCCGACGGCGCTGAAGGCAACGTGGGTGTCAACATTGCTGGCGGCGACCTGAACCAGCAGAAAAACACCATGGCCATTGCCAACACCCACGCACCACTGGGTAACGCCACGGCCACTGCCTCTGCCGACCAGGACGGCCCAGGCCTGGTGGTGAACAACAGCGCCGACCGCACCTACCGGGTTGATACGCTGACCTTCACCAAATCGGCCAGCGGCAGTGCCTCTCGGGAAAGCGCGTCGAACCTGAGCATCGACAAGAGCTCGTCGTCGAGCTTCGAGAAGCGGGGCAGCAACAGCTGGGATGCCAGCGGCTCCAAGTCGGTGGATGTCAGCGGCTCGCGCAACAAGGAATCGAGCTCCAGCTACAACGCGACGCTGAGCGCGACCCTGGAAGCGGCCGCCGAAGCTTCGCACACCGTCACCCGCGACCATGGCCGTCACGACCACACTCGCAGCGAGTCTGTGGACGCTTCGCTGAGCGCATCGCTTGAGGCGTCCATCGAAAAAACCCGCGACAAGTCGTCCAGTTCGTCGTTCCAGAAGTCGTTTGACTCCTCGTTCGAGGAAGCTTTCGACTCCTCCTTCGAGAAATCGGGTAGCAAGCAGAAGGAGTCGTCGAAAGACGTGGTGAAGAGCTACAGCGAAAGCAGCTCGTACGACCTGAGCAATACCGTGTCCTTCCAGGTACTGACCCCGACCGGCTGGGCTAACCCTGTGACCAACACCGCAACCCTGAGCGGTTCGGTGAACGGTGGCAGCGGCAACCTGGGCGTGAACGTGGCAGCCGGTGTGGGCAACCAGCAGAGCAACTCGCTGGCCATCTCCAACACCTCGTTCTGA
- a CDS encoding adhesin: MKHTLLILATLCSTSAFAQSPVPVINNADINSSGSRYQGNLSVNQAAGDQQQQANARAFAVGPGASATTLIRQRLNTPAAPAMDARSSIQGNAFSNGSGALGVNQSAGANTQQANALRISLSAQPQSIDDSVLMQQNVALFNNSDPADTPPGHRQVTTSDQAFTGGRGVIQLNQSAGVGNRMANTLSIRVAD, from the coding sequence ATGAAGCACACGCTGCTGATTCTGGCCACGTTGTGCAGTACTTCGGCCTTCGCGCAATCCCCGGTTCCGGTGATCAACAACGCAGACATCAATAGTTCGGGCAGCCGTTACCAGGGCAACCTGTCGGTCAACCAGGCAGCCGGTGACCAGCAGCAACAAGCCAACGCCCGCGCCTTCGCCGTGGGGCCCGGGGCCAGCGCCACTACGCTGATCCGCCAACGCCTGAACACCCCCGCAGCCCCGGCGATGGATGCCCGCTCGAGCATCCAGGGCAACGCCTTCAGCAACGGCAGCGGTGCCCTCGGGGTGAACCAGAGCGCCGGCGCCAACACCCAGCAAGCCAATGCACTGCGCATAAGCCTCAGTGCCCAGCCGCAAAGCATCGACGACAGCGTCCTCATGCAACAGAACGTGGCGCTGTTCAACAACTCCGATCCAGCTGACACCCCACCCGGCCATCGCCAGGTCACCACCAGTGACCAGGCATTCACCGGTGGCCGCGGGGTGATCCAGCTGAATCAGAGTGCCGGGGTGGGAAACCGAATGGCCAACACCTTGAGCATACGGGTCGCGGATTGA